Genomic segment of Rhodococcus sp. W8901:
ACGCGCAGGCCCGGGTAGACCTCGACGTCGAGGTCTCCCCGGGCGCAGTCGTGTCCGCGTCGACCCATCCGCGGCGTCCGGTACTCCGAATGCCTTTCCGACAGTGCTGAAGACCATCCCGTCAGGAAGGCAGTCCCATGAACATCAAGACGTCCCGCCGCATCGCCGTAGCCGCCACCACATCGATCGCGTTGCTCGGTGTCGCTGCGTGTTCGTCCGACGACAACTCCGGCGACGCCCCGACGACGAGCACCACGACATCAGGTTCGGCGGAGTCCGGAATGATGTCCTCGGGTGCCACCGCCGCGGCCGCGAACCCGGTCGGTCCGGGCTGTGCAGAGTACGCAGCGATGGTTCCCGACGGCCCGGGCTCGGTCAGCGGCATGGCACAGGATCCCGTCACGGTCGCCGCGTCGAACAACCCCATGCTGACGACACTCACCGCCGCGGTGTCCGGCCAACTCAATCCCGACGTCAACCTCGTCGACACGCTCAACGGCGGCCAGTTCACGGTGTTCGCTCCCACCGATGCGGCGTTCGCAAAGCTCGATCCGGCGACCGTCGAGACGCTGAAGACCGACGACGCCCTGCTGACCAAGATCCTCACGTACCACGTGGTTCCGGGACAGTTGGCCCCCAGCCAGGTCGACGGGACCCACGCGACGGTGGAGGGCTCCGACGTCACCGTCACCGGGTCCGGAGACAACCTGAAGGTGAACGAGGCCGGAGTCGTGTGCGGCGGCGTGCAGACGGCGAACGCGACCGTGTACCTCGTGGACTCGGTGCTGATGCCGCAGTAGTCATAGTCACGACGGTCCACGACCATGCCACTACGAGCCGCCCACTCCGGGAGGATCCGGCCGATGAACGCTACGGTGGTCCTCGATGCACTCGAACGAGGACACGTGAGCTCGGCCGGATCCTCCGGCGGCGATGACGCATGCCCCGTCGACAACGGGAAGCTCGTCGCCGCCCGCCACGAGGAATCGGTTCACCTGCGAAAGTTGTTGGCGGATATCGCCGAAGGTGACCGCGCTGCGTTC
This window contains:
- a CDS encoding fasciclin domain-containing protein — translated: MNIKTSRRIAVAATTSIALLGVAACSSDDNSGDAPTTSTTTSGSAESGMMSSGATAAAANPVGPGCAEYAAMVPDGPGSVSGMAQDPVTVAASNNPMLTTLTAAVSGQLNPDVNLVDTLNGGQFTVFAPTDAAFAKLDPATVETLKTDDALLTKILTYHVVPGQLAPSQVDGTHATVEGSDVTVTGSGDNLKVNEAGVVCGGVQTANATVYLVDSVLMPQ